The DNA segment tgattagTTTTATCACtaacagtactttaagcacaattcATATCTTATGTATTTGCACAAAACTTTTGACTAATACGAATGATAGTATGTACGtgtgcttgattttttttttgcattttagatctttttgaaaaattattttacaaatagactgaAAAACTTATTCTGAAAATAGACCATTTTCACGACGTCAACGTCATTGGTGTCGATgacctattttttaaaaaaaaacttgaaaaagacCTATTCGTAAAAAAAGacttatttataataaaaatacttaCAAATAGGTCATTTATGCCAATGGTGTTGGCACCGAGGACCTATTTGTAactattttttatagaaataagttttttcaactttttttgcAAATAGGTGCTCGGTGTTAATGACATTGGCACCACCCCCTCGTATGAGTGATTTAGTTTCTCCAACGAGGCTAAGAGGATTGCGCCGATGTCATCGGCGCCGTTACGTTGGAGTACAACGCTAATGATGTTGGCGCCGCAAAAACGATCcattttttagggtttgttcgtaaaataagttttcacaaaaggaaaaatgaaaaatccAGTGAACGTGTGTTTGAAACTTAACGATGTGATCTGTTAAAAAACAATGATGGTAGTAAAAGATGCTAAtcgtttctaaaaaaaaaaaaagatgctaatcgtgcatgcatgcagcagccACAAGGTAAAAAGTCAGGGAGAACCACTGTTGTTTTCGAGTTTTGAGAACCCACAACCGCTAGCTCAGCCACGtgcatatatatgaaacatTGTATAGTCTGCAGTAGTACTACACCGTAGGATTAATCATCCTATATTCCTGTGATGATGAATGCTGAACATATACGTACAAGAGGCTAAGTACACAGTATTATTTAGTACGTGCGTACTGAAGGAGATCAGATCCGATATGATGGAGTAGGTACGTCGTCGTAGTAGCCGGCTggatggctggctggctggccaGAAAGTGAGAAAAACCACGGGACAAAAACTGAATGATATGTGACGGTATCGGCATCTCCCAGCTGGTCCTTGCTAGCTGCGTACGGAGTACACATGAATGTATGCAACGGACGGCCATTGAAAGGCTCATTGCATGCAGCATGGTGCAGTTGCACACGTATAGTACGCATGGCGGCAGCTGCAGTGTACTATACGTAGCTATAGCTGCAGAGCTGCAGGTAGACGGTGGATGGGAAGCTGATGCAGGGAGCCCGGGCGATAGCGACCAGCTGCTgtgagagtgtgtgtgtgtgtgtgttatgtGAGCGGCGTAGTACGTACTGTTCACTGGTCGGCTCACGTACTGGTTGGAGGGGAGGAGGATCTTACTCAGGATCACGTGGTCTTTTCGAGCTGTCCACGTCCCTCAGCTTATCCACTTGCGGTCCAAGCCCAGTCAATGTAACGTACTGCCTCCTGTAGATAGCGCCCTCTGTACACCCACGTACATCTTGCTAGGACTACCTCCATCCAAAATAAGTACTAGTACAGTTGTAGCCTTGTagatatccgtgtccaacatttaactgttcatcttattatttaaaaaaattattaaaaaaattagtcacacataaaatactattcatgttttatcatctactaacaacaaaaatactaatcataatttttttaaaataagacgaactgtcaaacgttggatatgaACAGTGTAAAGCTGCActtattctgggacggagggagtatctaccTACACAGCAGAGTAGCAAAAGCACTTGCCTGACAGTTCTTTACTCCTTCAGCAGCCGGTGATGACAGATTCAGGAATTGGTTGAACTCATGTGAAACACCCATTACACAAGATCAGTATGAGGCATGTTTGGTTGCCTACATAAAAAATGGCTCATAGACACGAGTCCAAGCAACGGCATTTGGTCGTGCAAGATGGCCTCTCAAGCTATGCCCACTAGAAATATGGAGCGGGTTTTGCTTTAGGACGCGCTCGTACAAGTAGGAAAACATGTGAGTCCTAGGTGCGAGGACGGGCTAATGCAGGATGCAAGAGGGATAGCGCTTTTAGTCACCTCCTTCTCCCGTTTATTCACTCATGACCACCCAACTTATTGTCGACTTGTCATCCCCATTTGCTGCCTAGAGCCCCTCGCCCTCTTCTTCAGCAGCTATAGCGAGTGGCCACGATCAATGCCTTAGAGCTTGCGAACACCAAATTTGGTGCCCACGAGTTCTTGTCACTAGGAGGATAAAGGAGGATATCATATCTAGAAGATCGAGAGGAGGATATCATATCTAGAAGATCGAGAGGCACCGTTGTCACCACCACCGTTGTTTTCCTTCTCCCTTATCATCATTGCCGTTACGTCGCCCTTCCTTCCCTTTCTCTAGATGCCAAACCGCGGGATCTAGCGACAACAAGCTCATGGCCACTAGATTTGATCGTTGATGGCAGCGAGTGGCTCAGTAAGGGAGGGCCACGATGACCGATGTGTCAGACAAGGGGGGAGTGGGGACGTGATAACCGACTCATCTGGAGAAGGGATAGATCATCGCGTCGATGGATACGGGCTGGCCTGGCGATCGGCACGGCAAGCAGTGGCGGATTTAGGCCATTTCTGTGGGGTCGGCTGACCACACAGCTTTTTGAAAAACACCCTATAAACCTCGATTTTCATGTATAAATCCAAAAAAATTAGAGAAATAACCTTACTTAAATATAAACCACTAGTAATTGATCCCACAGGTATaaaatcctggctccgccactgacaGCAAGGGGCATGGTGACCAACATGGCCCTAGAGGAGTTCGGTGACTGGTGCATGGAGGAGATCAACAATAAGCTCCAGAAGAAATTTCTTTTTGGACTTTTTTTATTCCTAGACCAGTTTgaccataaaaatatattaaacatggattatatattggttcatCCGTGATTATTGGAAATCTACATTGATCCAGGGGTATCGCGAGAAACGCCCAGGAATTTTTTTGGCTAGCTCCATAGGTGATGGGCTAGGTGACTTGAATTCGAAGCTTTAcctcttctaattatttgataataATTAGACCATTCCTTAACATTTGCGTCTTTTTATCCAGGGGTATCGCGGGCGCCATTCTTCACCTAAACGAAGAGGTTCTTCGCCGTTCGAAGGAGTCGATGACGTTAAATGCTCCAACAAGTGTTTCTGAAATTATCAATATATATGAACTGTCGTGACATATCTCGCAGTCCCAGCCCAGTAGTCGAGTCAGTCAGCGCTGCATAAACAAAGTTTGGCTTGGTCATAAAAGTGTTCACTATTCAGAGTACACTGTACTAGCCTGCACTTCACATGCCGGCCACAATTACGGCGTTATTAGGCGGGACATGGGCATAGGAAAACCGGAAAGGTGTCCAAGGCGTTGCAGAGAATGTAGTGTGTCGGTCATAGGCTGCAAGCGAGTGCACTCCCACTTGCACCCAGGGATATATATTAGCGTCATGCATGTGCCTTATGCTCTTGTCAAGCAATATTTTTTGGCAAGTTTTTGTCCAGGCATCTAGCTTTCCCTCCAATGCTATCCATTTCTCTGAACCTAGCTAATTGTCACGGTGTGCAAGATTTCTGCTTGAGATCTGATGGACATCTTGGCAGGGCTGTGTCTGTGTGTGCATGCGTCAAGACAAACAGCCCAAATTATATGCAACCTGGGAACAAATTAAGTGTGATAAACTGATAATCATCGACCGCGCTCTCGGTCGTGAACTAGTAGGTCCGGTAGCTAGCACGACATGTGTGCAAGAATATTTGTCTGTTCTGCAAGGTAATTGGAAGGCCATGAAGTTCCCCAATTCTTCGGCAAAGCAGCTACTATtcccgtttcaaaatataagcatttataatatttaaatttCATACACAAtataagtactttttttttccagagaaCTGATTTCAATGCATGAGAATTCAAACATTTTGCACCCAATCAAATGCTTAGGTGGAGAATTCAAGcaaatcaaaatttgacaaatcaGATGCATGATTGTAAATGGTTTTATACTACCTTAAAAGAAGATAGTGATAGAGACAGCGAATCCGCCACTGAAAATTTTACATATTACCCTTTAAACTtcttaatattaaaaattaacATGAATATTCTCTATAAAAAAAGATGGATAACATATTaatacattatatttttttcatagtaAAGCACGGGTATTTAGCCAGTAACTTAAAACTGATTATATCACATGTTTTTCTAACACTGTTCCTGCCTGGTCCGAATGGCGCCAAGCTAGAGTCGGTCAAGCGAGAGAGCTAAATTGGGCTGATAAAAAAATTTGCATTGCTCCCAATGCGTTTCGTCCAAAGTACAGCGAGCCGCCGAGCCCATCCAGTATCCACGCATTCCGCCTGCCcgcgcggccggccgcggcTACCACCCTCCACCCTTCACGGCTTCGCACGCGCCCGCGCGCCGGGCAGATCTAGATGCTATCCCCCTCCGCCTGCTACTGCTAGCTCTCCCCCCCGTCCCATGCACGCGGTTGCACGCGCCCACGCCGGCCATAGCATCCGTTCCACTATAAAAACCCCCTCCGGAACCCCACCCCTCCACATTCTCCATAGCTTGGCCACCGTAGTAAAGCCGGCGAGCTAATTCTAGTTCTAGCCAGCTACACGAGATCATCGCTGTGACGGGCGGGGCATTGAGAGGGCGCGTGTGCCGGCCGGGGTCGATGCATGGCATGTGTTAACATGTACAACCCGGAGCATCACCACCACCAGTCGTCGTCGTTCATGGCGCCGAGGATATCCTTCTCCAGCGACTTCGCgctcgagccgccgccgccggcgcagcagcagccggcggcgcgggcgcctgGGGACGCCGACTTCGAGTTCTCCGTCGGCAGCCACCCGATGATGGCCGCCGACCAGCTGATCTCCAAGGGCCGCCTCCTGCCGCTCCGGGAGGCCCcgcacggccacggcggcgccgacgccggcggccggccactCACGCTCCGCGACGAGCTGCGCACGGACAGCCGACATGGCCGCGTCCCCCGCGCGCCCAACATTCGGTGGAAGGAGTTCCTCGGCCTCAAGAAGGCGCCCAAGAAGGCCCCCAccgccgacgctgccgccggcgccacaTCGTCGTCGGCCGACACCCAGATGGTAATAACAAGCTCACTGTTTCTTGCGCCATGAATGCACTCTGCTACAGCTCTGCATTGTCCCATTTTGCTTGTCGCATTGCAACATTTTTCGAATCTTCAAAAACACCCTGCTTGCTGCAAGACCCTCCTGCGCAGTAGAGTACAAGCACTTTCTGCTTCAAAGATTTCTCAAAGTTTGGAGCCTGAGATAGAtgtgcattgcatgcatgtactacTCATGCATTGCTAACCACCAGAACCAGATTGCACAGAAATTTTAGCGGCACAACTACTCATGCATTGTTAACCATTTTCCTGCTGAAGTGACAACAAAATGTATGCAAAACCCTGTAGGATCTTGGAGGTCAAGGGAGTACGAGAGACTGAAGCAACAAACGCAATGAAGTGTATTACTGATCAATGAGTACTACGTAGTAGTGAAACTGAAGTAGCCATGGTTGGCCAGATCGGATGCATGGTGGCGATGCGCCTTTCAGCTTGCTGTCTGCCATCACTCATATTCACTCTTGCTGATGATCTTAGCAGCTCATTCTAATGAAGAACTCTGCAGGGCAAATGGCCATTTCCTTTTACCTCTTTGCTGCATCTTTTTTGGGTGTAAAAGGGAATTTTGATCTCTAGTTTTTGGGTAATGGTCGTCGTCGGGTAGATGGGTGGTTCCAGTGTAGTCAAATTAACTCCGCTGCGCCTCTGATGTTTTGTATTGGAAGGGCcagtaaaaatgtatttttcccCACATGGTGTGGTCCTAGCTTAGCTTTTGTACGTGTTGTTTAGCTGTTCCCATGCTTGTCTGCTTCCGCCACCTCCGCTCTCTCCCCGACTTTCCCTATGTACAAAAATGCTTGTAATCTAGTAGTAGCTAGCAATTCAAGCTTTCAGTTCAATGAAGCCCATTTCAACGTTAATTAGCTTCCATCAATTGCTGAACAGTCATGGAGCTAACTAGTACTATGTTCAAATCAGGCAATGCAAGCCTGGCCTGTATTCAAGCAAGATATGGTTCAATTAAAGAAGAATGGAGAGAACGTACAGTGCGGACTATATGGACATATGGTACAAAGACACTTGAGAATTCAGTGACCATATACAACATATGGGGAGATTGTGTTCTTGCCTCCAACCTTTAGATGCAATTATGATTTTacctctgttttcttttttatgattttgcccttcttcttttttgacgCAAATTTTTTTTGGACGCAAACCCTTCTTCTTTTAAAACGAAACAGAGACAAAACAGCTAGTTGGTTGGTCGAAACTAGGGGCAAATAGTTGGTTCGTTTTAAAAAACTAAGAGTTAAAATCACAAACCTTAAAAAACATAGGCAGAGTAACAATTGCATCTAAGAGCATATGCGAGAACACAATTACCGCTATATATGGATATTGTGCCAGCCAGCGAGTGGCATGCATCTGATGAGCCAGGCGTTCAAGCATTAGTCTATCCGGGGTGCCAGCCAGCAGTCGATCGAGCAGCTTGTCCTGACGCGGCCGGCCTCATGGCCTCGTGGCccgtttagttcctaaaaagtttttcccaaaaacattatatcaaatctttggatacatatatagagtactaaatataaataaaaagaaaaactaattgcacagttatgggaAAAtagcgagatgaatcttttaagcctaattagtccgtgattagccataagtgctatagtaactcatatgtgctaatgactgtttaattaggctcaaaagattcgtctcgcggtttcccaGCGAGttctaaaattagttttttcattcgtatccgaaaaccccttctgacatccggtcaaacgtccgatgtgacacaaaaattttcttttccccaactaaacacgcCCTTAGGGCCCTAGCACATCTCCCTCCCTGTCGTGTAATgctagctcctcctcctccttccctacCTGGTGATCACCGGCACAATGTTAAATTTTATGAGGAGACTTAGCTGTCAATCGTGCTACTACCAGCCATCCATCTCCATTACATACTGGAAGAGTACCGCTATCTCCCCTGCCATTGCACTCTCTGACAGCAAAGGTGTGGCCACAGGACAAAAACAAATGCCTGCACTGCgttgcactgcactgcactgcccAGCACATCAGGAAAAAAATTTTCATCGCAGGGGCAGGGAGAGGGGGGGGCCAGTTGCTGCTGCATCTGCGTGCATGCGACCACAGCATCTCCATCTCTGaatcattttgttttcttgagAGAGAAACCTGAAAAAATCACTCCCAGCATCTCCATCTCTGAATcattttggcttttttttttagagagagaccTGAAAATCTCTCCCTCTGAATTCTGATTTGAATGGTATCTTTGGTGCAGCGCACAgctgggaggaggaggctacTGCGGCTGAAAGGGCCAGGTGCTATCTCTGCGCTCTTCTGCGGCACGTTGTACCTTAGGGATCATTTTGGTCGGATTGTGGCTTGGAATGTTAGGACCCGGGTAACCAGTCAAGCTGACTGCTTAACAGTTGCCCACCACATTGTGTTCAGGTGTTCAGGTGCTTAGACTAGACGTGTTCTGCGTGATTTGTCAGTTGTCACTTGTGTTGCTTGATTTTGTTTAACTTTCCTccataatccaaaaaaaaaaacttgagctTGAGGACAAAGgggagaagaagggagaagcTTACCATGGTAAGGCCCAACGCCTGTGTCTACAAGGCCCAGTCTGCACTTGACCTTAGTTTAGAAAGGAAAGAGAAGCCCATTTATCACATATAGCTTTGtcggaaggaaaaagtacaccgaaggtccctcaacttgttatccGGATACATAAACAtccttgaaccgcaaaaccaaatatgagaggtcccttaactatataaaaccggtcacctgaggtccttcggtggttttgaccccgattTTAGTCTacatggcggctgagtcagcgtgggacccacgtgggacccacatgtcaggatgccacctCATCACCTCTCTCTTAttcccctcttctccctttctctctcacttttcccaggccggcgacgggcggcgctgTGGGGAGAAGGCCgccggggggaggggagaggaggaggtccgaCGGCCGGCGTCGCGCCAGCGGAGGAAATGCCGCCGTCCGCATCCAACGCGCGCGCCAGGCGGGGCGGAAGCGGGAGGGCGGCGTCAACG comes from the Oryza glaberrima chromosome 9, OglaRS2, whole genome shotgun sequence genome and includes:
- the LOC127784173 gene encoding uncharacterized protein LOC127784173 — translated: MACVNMYNPEHHHHQSSSFMAPRISFSSDFALEPPPPAQQQPAARAPGDADFEFSVGSHPMMAADQLISKGRLLPLREAPHGHGGADAGGRPLTLRDELRTDSRHGRVPRAPNIRWKEFLGLKKAPKKAPTADAAAGATSSSADTQMDLGGQGSTRD